The proteins below come from a single Eucalyptus grandis isolate ANBG69807.140 chromosome 3, ASM1654582v1, whole genome shotgun sequence genomic window:
- the LOC120291460 gene encoding uncharacterized protein LOC120291460 isoform X3: MEVLDCPKLLEIQFPSTMESLEELRVGCCDSLGGLHSLSNSKKLKALQIYQCNGLRVVEGLEELELLGFLYLSRCGLLERLTDVSNSKIPNECRIEVWGCMKLSSYEGTYRGYKEMILVMMGMPFNKEDARETDAEESTMETNNYYSQNLPLTIGFLWSPEPDTELDSTIQTILTGLNNSQVPPRTTSSDASRSSCSIL; this comes from the exons GATTGCCCAAAGCTACTTGAAATTCAATTTCCCAGTACAATGGAATCATTAGAGGAACTTCGAGTTGGCTGCTGCGATTCCCTGGGAGGGCTGCACAGTTTATCAAACTCGAAGAAGCTGAAGGCTTTGCAGATCTACCAATGCAATGGGCTACGGGTTGTTGAGGGCCTTGAGGAATTGGAGCTTTTAGGTTTTTTGTATCTTTCTAGGTGTGGATTGTTGGAAAGGTTGACTGATGTATCCAACTCAAAGATACCAAATGAATGCAGGATAGAAGTATGGGGTTGCATGAAACTAAGTAGTTATGAGGGTACTTACCGGGGCTACAAAGAGATGATTCTTGTCATGATGGGAATGCCATTCAACAAG GAAGATGCAAGGGAAACAGATGCAGAAGAATCAACGATGGAGACCAATAACTACTATTCTCAGAACTTGCCATTGACTATAGGTTTTCTATGGTCTCCAGAACCCGACACTGAGCTCGATTCTACAA TACAAACTATTCTTACAGGCTTGAATAATTCCCAAGTTCCTCCACGAACCACATCTTCAGATGCTTCCAGAAGTTCATGCTCAATTCTATAA
- the LOC120291460 gene encoding uncharacterized protein LOC120291460 isoform X4, with amino-acid sequence MEVLDCPKLLEIQFPSTMESLEELRVGCCDSLGGLHSLSNSKKLKALQIYQCNGLRVVEGLEELELLGFLYLSRCGLLERLTDVSNSKIPNECRIEVWGCMKLSSYEGTYRGYKEMILVMMGMPFNKEDARETDAEESTMETNNYYSQNLPLTIGFLWSPEPDTELDSTSLNNSQVPPRTTSSDASRSSCSIL; translated from the exons GATTGCCCAAAGCTACTTGAAATTCAATTTCCCAGTACAATGGAATCATTAGAGGAACTTCGAGTTGGCTGCTGCGATTCCCTGGGAGGGCTGCACAGTTTATCAAACTCGAAGAAGCTGAAGGCTTTGCAGATCTACCAATGCAATGGGCTACGGGTTGTTGAGGGCCTTGAGGAATTGGAGCTTTTAGGTTTTTTGTATCTTTCTAGGTGTGGATTGTTGGAAAGGTTGACTGATGTATCCAACTCAAAGATACCAAATGAATGCAGGATAGAAGTATGGGGTTGCATGAAACTAAGTAGTTATGAGGGTACTTACCGGGGCTACAAAGAGATGATTCTTGTCATGATGGGAATGCCATTCAACAAG GAAGATGCAAGGGAAACAGATGCAGAAGAATCAACGATGGAGACCAATAACTACTATTCTCAGAACTTGCCATTGACTATAGGTTTTCTATGGTCTCCAGAACCCGACACTGAGCTCGATTCTACAA GCTTGAATAATTCCCAAGTTCCTCCACGAACCACATCTTCAGATGCTTCCAGAAGTTCATGCTCAATTCTATAA